The proteins below are encoded in one region of Streptomyces marianii:
- the dapD gene encoding 2,3,4,5-tetrahydropyridine-2,6-dicarboxylate N-succinyltransferase: MTDSPDSTTAPRPTGAVAAGLATIAGDGTVLDTWFPAPELSAEPGPAGTERLTPDQAVNLLGEGAARAVGVDARREVEVVAVRTVIASLDEKPIDAHDAYLRLHLLSHRLVRPHGQSLDGVFGLLANVAWTSLGPVAVDNVERVRLNARAEGLHLQVTSIDKFPRMTDYVAPKGVRIADADRVRLGAHLAEGTTVMHEGFVNFNAGTLGTSMVEGRISAGVVIGDGSDIGGGASTMGTLSGGGNVVIAVGERCLIGAEAGVGIALGDECVVEAGLYVTAGTRVTMPDGQIVKARELSGASNILFRRNSVTGAVEARPNNAVWGGLNEVLHSHN; encoded by the coding sequence ATGACTGACTCGCCCGACAGCACCACCGCACCTCGCCCCACCGGCGCCGTCGCCGCCGGCCTCGCCACCATCGCCGGTGACGGCACCGTGCTCGACACCTGGTTCCCCGCCCCGGAGCTCTCCGCCGAGCCCGGCCCTGCCGGTACCGAGCGGCTCACGCCCGACCAGGCGGTCAACCTGCTCGGTGAGGGCGCCGCCAGGGCCGTCGGTGTGGACGCCCGGCGCGAAGTCGAGGTCGTCGCCGTACGCACGGTCATCGCCTCGCTCGACGAGAAGCCGATCGACGCGCACGACGCCTACCTGCGCCTCCACCTGCTCTCGCACCGGCTCGTGCGCCCGCACGGCCAGAGCCTCGACGGGGTCTTCGGGCTGCTCGCCAACGTCGCCTGGACCTCCCTGGGACCGGTCGCCGTCGACAACGTCGAGAGGGTGCGGCTCAACGCCCGTGCCGAGGGTCTCCACCTCCAGGTGACCTCGATCGACAAGTTCCCGCGGATGACGGACTACGTGGCGCCCAAGGGCGTCCGGATCGCCGACGCCGACCGCGTCCGGCTCGGTGCGCATCTCGCCGAGGGCACCACGGTCATGCACGAGGGCTTCGTCAACTTCAACGCGGGCACCCTCGGCACCTCCATGGTCGAGGGCCGTATCTCCGCCGGCGTGGTGATCGGCGACGGCTCCGACATCGGCGGCGGCGCCTCCACCATGGGCACGCTCTCCGGCGGCGGCAACGTGGTCATCGCCGTCGGCGAGCGCTGTCTGATCGGTGCCGAGGCGGGTGTCGGGATCGCGCTCGGCGACGAGTGCGTCGTCGAGGCCGGTCTGTACGTCACCGCGGGCACCCGGGTCACCATGCCCGACGGACAGATCGTCAAGGCCCGTGAGCTGTCCGGCGCCTCGAACATCCTCTTCCGCCGGAACTCGGTGACCGGCGCCGTCGAGGCCCGTCCGAACAACGCGGTCTGGGGCGGCCTCAACGAGGTGCTCCACAGCCACAACTGA
- a CDS encoding TetR/AcrR family transcriptional regulator codes for MGRRYDPDRRQRIIDAAIRVVGRRGIAGLSHRTVAAEADVPLGSTTYHFASLDELLVAALRQANESFAAAVRHSGALADPGRDAAAELARLMGEWLGRERSGVELEYELYLAALRRPALRPVAAEWADGVAEVLARRSDPVTARALVALMDGICLQVLLTDTVYDEEYTREMLDRLLSAGRVADRSGLTDGPPGRTTGT; via the coding sequence ATGGGACGCCGGTACGACCCCGATCGGCGCCAGCGCATCATCGACGCCGCCATCCGGGTGGTCGGGCGCCGCGGCATCGCCGGACTGAGCCACCGCACGGTCGCCGCCGAGGCGGACGTGCCGCTCGGCTCGACGACGTATCACTTCGCCTCGCTGGACGAGCTGCTCGTCGCCGCGCTGCGCCAGGCCAACGAGAGCTTCGCGGCCGCCGTCCGGCACAGCGGGGCCCTCGCGGACCCCGGCCGGGATGCGGCCGCTGAGCTGGCCCGGCTGATGGGGGAGTGGCTCGGGCGCGAGCGGAGCGGGGTGGAGCTGGAGTACGAGCTCTATCTCGCCGCCCTGCGCCGCCCCGCGCTGCGCCCCGTCGCGGCGGAGTGGGCCGACGGCGTCGCCGAGGTGCTCGCCCGCCGCAGCGACCCGGTGACGGCCCGGGCCCTGGTGGCGCTGATGGACGGGATCTGCCTCCAGGTCCTGCTCACGGACACCGTCTACGACGAGGAGTACACGCGCGAGATGCTGGACCGGCTCCTGTCCGCCGGGCGGGTCGCCGACCGGTCCGGTCTGACGGACGGGCCGCCGGGGCGCACGACCGGCACCTGA
- a CDS encoding endonuclease/exonuclease/phosphatase family protein — MSSIPRSAAVAAVVASALAAGLLAGSSSAAADAVNADPTVRIHDIQGTTRTSPLVGHQVTDVEGIVIGVRTYGSSRGFWIQDPQADADPATSEGIFVYTGSTPTVAAGDAVRVSGTVGEYVPGGLNSGNQSITQISKPTITVVSSGNALPAPVTITARSVPSAYAPEGDPAAGNSINALPLRPRAYALDYYESLEGSNVRIGSSRVVGATDPYSELWVTVKPWENRTVRGGTRYGSYASQNTGRLQIQSLVPTAQQPFPKANVGDVLSGTTEGPLDFSQFGGYTITARTLGTVKDRGLERERARQERRGELSVATYNVENLDPSDPQEKFDALARAVVENLATPDIIALEEIQDNTGAKNDGVVAADQTVRKFTEAIVAAGGPAYDFRSVDPENNKDGGQPGGNIRQVFLFNPERVSFTDRAGGTATAATGVVREKGRAALTLSPGRVDPANAAWENSRKPLAGEFVFCGRTVFVIANHFGSKGGDESLTSHHQPPARSSEAQRLQQAQTVNTFVKDILKAQRNADVVVLGDINDFEFSQTTKALTDGGALYPAIKSLPRAERYSYVYQGNSQVLDQILTSPSIRDFSYDSVHINAEFADQNSDHDPQVLRFRP, encoded by the coding sequence ATGTCTTCCATACCGAGATCAGCCGCCGTCGCAGCCGTCGTGGCCTCCGCACTGGCCGCCGGCCTGCTCGCCGGTTCCTCCTCGGCCGCCGCCGATGCCGTGAACGCGGACCCGACCGTCCGCATTCACGACATCCAGGGCACGACCCGTACGTCCCCACTCGTCGGCCACCAGGTCACGGACGTCGAGGGCATCGTCATCGGTGTCCGTACGTACGGCTCCTCCCGCGGATTCTGGATCCAGGACCCCCAGGCCGACGCCGACCCCGCCACCAGCGAGGGAATCTTCGTCTACACGGGCTCCACCCCGACGGTCGCCGCCGGCGACGCGGTCAGGGTCTCGGGCACGGTCGGCGAGTACGTACCCGGTGGCCTCAACTCCGGCAACCAGTCGATCACCCAGATCTCCAAGCCGACGATCACCGTGGTCTCCTCCGGGAACGCGCTGCCCGCACCGGTGACGATCACCGCCCGTTCCGTGCCGTCGGCGTACGCGCCCGAGGGCGACCCCGCGGCCGGGAACAGCATCAACGCGCTGCCGCTGCGACCCCGTGCGTACGCCCTGGACTACTACGAGTCCCTGGAGGGCAGCAACGTCCGGATCGGTTCCTCGCGCGTCGTCGGCGCCACCGACCCGTACTCGGAGCTGTGGGTCACGGTGAAGCCGTGGGAGAACCGCACCGTGCGCGGCGGCACCCGCTACGGCTCGTACGCCTCCCAGAACACGGGCCGGCTCCAGATCCAGTCGCTCGTGCCGACCGCCCAGCAGCCGTTCCCGAAGGCGAACGTCGGTGACGTGCTGTCCGGGACGACCGAGGGCCCGCTGGACTTCAGCCAGTTCGGCGGCTACACCATCACGGCCCGGACCCTCGGCACGGTGAAGGACCGCGGTCTGGAGCGCGAGCGCGCCCGCCAGGAGCGCCGCGGTGAGCTGTCCGTGGCCACGTACAACGTGGAGAACCTGGACCCGTCCGACCCGCAGGAGAAGTTCGACGCCCTGGCCCGGGCCGTCGTCGAGAACCTCGCCACGCCGGACATCATCGCCCTGGAGGAGATCCAGGACAACACGGGCGCGAAGAACGACGGCGTGGTCGCCGCGGACCAGACCGTCCGCAAGTTCACGGAGGCGATCGTCGCCGCCGGCGGTCCGGCGTACGACTTCCGCTCGGTCGACCCCGAGAACAACAAGGACGGAGGCCAGCCCGGGGGCAACATCCGCCAGGTGTTCCTCTTCAACCCCGAGCGGGTCTCCTTCACCGACCGTGCGGGCGGCACGGCGACCGCCGCGACCGGTGTCGTGCGGGAGAAGGGCCGCGCCGCCCTGACCCTCTCCCCCGGCCGGGTCGACCCGGCCAACGCGGCCTGGGAGAACAGCCGCAAGCCGCTCGCGGGAGAGTTCGTCTTCTGCGGCCGCACGGTGTTCGTCATCGCCAACCACTTCGGTTCGAAGGGCGGCGACGAGAGCCTGACCTCGCACCACCAGCCGCCGGCCCGGTCCTCCGAGGCCCAGCGCCTCCAGCAGGCCCAGACCGTGAACACCTTCGTGAAGGACATCCTGAAGGCCCAGCGCAACGCCGACGTGGTCGTACTCGGGGACATCAACGACTTCGAGTTCTCCCAGACCACGAAGGCGCTGACGGACGGCGGTGCGCTGTACCCGGCCATCAAGTCGCTGCCGCGCGCGGAGCGTTACTCGTACGTGTACCAGGGCAACAGCCAGGTGCTGGACCAGATCCTGACCAGCCCGTCGATCCGCGACTTCAGCTACGACAGCGTCCACATCAACGCGGAGTTCGCGGACCAGAACAGCGACCACGACCCGCAGGTGCTGCGCTTCCGCCCGTAA
- a CDS encoding DUF7847 domain-containing protein, which yields MFASIGRGWKQLYGTAVAVYLAAALLVGGAIAVAYSAVGDRLHEIIDLPRSGEPSWDQVQPLVVAFVCVWVFALVVMLLSTGVVTAAVPAVLQDTVLGRPVVFGAVWRRAWARVPAVLGTVLLTGLIALVPIALLMFGFVAVTVGLLSSLDGDGGAAGGLAALGFLGVLATAPVTVWLWVKFSLAAHVAVFEGQGPIRSMRRSWDLVRGGWWRIFGISLLGYLMAAVVSIVIREAVDVASVFPMAGTAPLDEGEDLATLLVGMSGWLALAMVGQLVAQIVTSTFPQLVTGLLYVDQRIRVENLAPVLASAAGGTGPRPSAPPVAG from the coding sequence GTGTTCGCATCGATCGGCCGTGGCTGGAAGCAGCTGTACGGCACGGCCGTCGCCGTCTACCTCGCCGCCGCGCTGCTGGTCGGCGGGGCGATCGCGGTGGCGTACTCGGCGGTCGGAGACCGGCTGCACGAGATCATCGACCTGCCCCGGAGCGGGGAGCCTTCCTGGGACCAGGTTCAGCCCCTGGTCGTCGCGTTCGTGTGCGTCTGGGTGTTCGCCCTCGTGGTGATGCTCCTGTCCACGGGGGTGGTCACGGCCGCGGTCCCCGCCGTCCTCCAGGACACGGTTCTCGGCCGGCCGGTCGTCTTCGGCGCGGTCTGGCGCCGGGCCTGGGCGAGGGTTCCGGCGGTGCTCGGAACCGTCCTCCTCACCGGCCTGATCGCTCTCGTGCCCATCGCCCTGCTGATGTTCGGCTTCGTGGCCGTCACGGTCGGCCTGCTGTCCTCGCTGGACGGAGACGGCGGCGCGGCGGGCGGGCTCGCCGCCCTCGGCTTCCTCGGGGTACTGGCCACCGCGCCGGTCACGGTCTGGCTCTGGGTGAAGTTCAGCCTGGCCGCCCACGTCGCGGTCTTCGAGGGACAGGGCCCGATCCGCTCGATGCGCCGCTCCTGGGACCTGGTGCGCGGCGGCTGGTGGCGGATCTTCGGGATCTCGCTGCTCGGCTATCTGATGGCGGCGGTGGTGAGCATCGTGATCCGCGAGGCGGTCGACGTGGCGAGCGTCTTCCCGATGGCGGGTACCGCGCCGCTGGACGAGGGCGAGGACCTCGCGACGCTCCTCGTCGGGATGTCCGGCTGGCTCGCCCTGGCCATGGTCGGCCAGCTGGTCGCGCAGATCGTCACCTCGACGTTCCCCCAGCTGGTGACCGGGCTCCTCTACGTCGACCAGCGCATCCGCGTCGAGAACCTGGCGCCGGTGCTGGCCTCCGCGGCGGGCGGTACGGGACCGCGTCCGTCGGCCCCGCCGGTCGCCGGCTGA
- a CDS encoding DMT family transporter, which produces MAYGLLAAAIAAEVAGTTAMKYSEGFTRLWPSLVTVIGYMIAFVLLAQTLKTLSVGTAYAIWAGVGTAAVAAIGMVFLNESTSLVKIAGIALVVAGVVVLNLGGAH; this is translated from the coding sequence ATGGCATACGGACTGCTGGCCGCAGCGATCGCGGCGGAGGTCGCCGGCACCACGGCGATGAAGTACAGCGAGGGCTTCACCCGGCTCTGGCCCTCACTGGTCACCGTCATCGGGTACATGATCGCCTTCGTCCTGCTTGCGCAGACACTGAAGACGCTCTCCGTCGGTACGGCGTACGCGATCTGGGCGGGCGTCGGAACCGCCGCCGTCGCGGCGATCGGCATGGTGTTCCTGAACGAGTCCACCAGCCTCGTGAAGATCGCCGGCATCGCGCTGGTCGTCGCGGGTGTCGTCGTGCTCAACCTCGGCGGCGCGCACTGA